In Gammaproteobacteria bacterium, the DNA window GTATGACTGGTCGGGTCACCGGCGCGCACCTTCACTGGGGCGTGATCCTGAATCAGAGCTCGGTAGATCCAGGGCTGTTCTTGGATCAGTAACCCAGCCAGTTGCGAAGCCGATACCACCACTGGCCGATGGACTCATGGAGCGCATCCCGGCTCTGGGCGAGCGATCCGGCATCGGGCAGCCAGTCAAGCACCGGGTGCGGTGGTCTGTCTTGCGCTGCAAACATCGTGGGGGCGGGCGTGACGGTAAAGCCGACCACTTCGAACGCCTCCACGGCCCGGGGCATGTGGATCGCATGGGTCACCAGATAAACATGCTCCACCCCGGCGTCTTCCAGGATCGCGCGGCTCTTGATGGCGTTCTCCCGGGTATTGCGGCTCTCTCCTTCTTGCCATTTCGCTTCCGCGCGAAATATGTCACGCAAGGCATCGTTCATCAGCCGCGCCTCTGACTGATCGTCATCATCCAGGTTACCGCCGGTCACGAGAATGGGGAGCCCCGTTTTCTTCTTGAGATACACCGCATAGCGCAAACGCTCCAAGGCGTCGGTGCCCACGGTATCCCCACCGTACTCCGGCGCGTCAGAATAGCGCCCGCCGCCGAGCACCACGATGGCTTGGGGTCCCCCCGCTGCTTCGAGGACCTGG includes these proteins:
- a CDS encoding YdcF family protein codes for the protein MEPLLLAGIKALILPPGVIILVVLLGFLISGRRPLLGTVLVVLSVLTLYILSISAISRPLVSSLETYPALPQVLEAAGGPQAIVVLGGGRYSDAPEYGGDTVGTDALERLRYAVYLKKKTGLPILVTGGNLDDDDQSEARLMNDALRDIFRAEAKWQEGESRNTRENAIKSRAILEDAGVEHVYLVTHAIHMPRAVEAFEVVGFTVTPAPTMFAAQDRPPHPVLDWLPDAGSLAQSRDALHESIGQWWYRLRNWLGY